A window of Ignavibacterium sp. contains these coding sequences:
- the rsgA gene encoding ribosome small subunit-dependent GTPase A, translating into MNNLQNLGFDNWFKERIDLSKTDFKIVRVISVNKNSFVVSNGEKDIYAELTGKFLYHSEDSLDLPAVGDFVYAQLFDDDELAIIHDILPRKSLLKRKASGKKVEYQLIAANIDTAIIMQSLDSNFNLRRLERYLVMINEGKINPAVFLSKSDLISAEEIDQKKNDICKILPDVTITTFSNNNASDIENIKTFFEPFKTYCLLGSSGVGKTTLLNNLIQQDLFKTQPIREKDGRGKHTTTRRELIILENGAIIIDNPGMRELGVISNESGLGDTFNEIDELSDQCKYKDCTHTVEAGCAVLEAVDKGDISQERYNNYIKIYKESQYNEMSYIEKREKDKKFGKFFHSTMRDVKKMKGR; encoded by the coding sequence ATGAACAACCTACAAAATCTCGGCTTCGATAATTGGTTTAAAGAAAGAATTGATTTATCAAAAACTGATTTTAAAATTGTAAGAGTAATAAGCGTAAATAAAAACAGCTTTGTTGTTTCAAACGGTGAAAAAGATATTTATGCTGAGCTTACAGGGAAGTTTTTATATCATTCAGAGGACTCGCTTGATTTACCTGCTGTTGGTGATTTTGTTTATGCGCAGTTGTTCGATGATGATGAACTGGCAATTATTCACGATATCCTTCCGCGTAAATCGTTACTAAAAAGAAAAGCGTCTGGCAAAAAAGTTGAGTACCAACTTATCGCCGCAAATATTGATACTGCAATCATTATGCAATCGCTCGATTCAAATTTCAATTTGAGAAGACTCGAACGCTACCTTGTTATGATAAACGAAGGCAAAATAAATCCAGCAGTATTCTTAAGTAAAAGCGATCTTATAAGTGCAGAAGAAATTGATCAAAAGAAAAATGACATCTGTAAAATTCTTCCGGATGTTACCATTACAACTTTTAGCAATAACAACGCAAGCGATATCGAAAATATTAAAACATTCTTTGAACCATTTAAAACTTATTGCCTTCTTGGTTCATCCGGTGTTGGTAAAACCACTTTGCTGAATAATTTAATTCAACAAGATCTTTTCAAGACACAGCCGATAAGAGAAAAAGACGGAAGGGGAAAGCACACAACAACCCGCCGTGAACTTATTATTCTTGAAAACGGAGCAATAATAATTGATAATCCCGGAATGCGGGAACTCGGAGTAATTTCTAATGAGTCGGGACTTGGTGATACATTCAATGAAATTGATGAACTGTCAGATCAGTGTAAATACAAAGACTGCACTCACACTGTCGAAGCCGGCTGTGCAGTTCTGGAAGCCGTGGATAAAGGAGATATTTCACAAGAGAGATACAACAATTACATAAAAATTTATAAAGAGTCGCAATACAATGAAATGTCATACATAGAAAAGAGAGAGAAGGATAAAAAGTTCGGCAAGTTCTTTCATTCAACTATGAGAGATGTAAAGAAGATGAAGGGGAGATGA
- a CDS encoding c-type cytochrome codes for MKKFFKILKWFTITLVSVIVLFILYALIRPESTFDAPYPEITASKDSSVIARGKYLVYGPAHCAYCHSTANEFKRVEAGEVVPLSGGYLFALPIGNIYSPNITSDKNTGIGSYTDGELARTLRYGVKRNGHALLDFMPFYDLSDEDLTAIISYLRSEPAVNNSVPQNEWSFLGKIIKAFGMIKPMGDGVVPPSPEPDSTAEYGKYLAGSVANCRGCHTKRDMTDGSYIGVDYAGNMQFEVLDENGKIIPGKHIVSPNLTPDKGTGRIAFWTQDAFVKRFQAGRMIQGSPMPWGAFSRLNESDLIAIYKYLKTLEPVKSQTPSGVQEGDPE; via the coding sequence ATGAAAAAATTCTTTAAAATTCTGAAATGGTTTACTATAACCTTGGTATCGGTCATTGTTCTGTTTATTCTTTATGCTCTTATCCGACCCGAATCAACATTCGATGCACCTTATCCTGAAATTACTGCCAGCAAAGATTCTTCTGTAATTGCAAGAGGTAAATATCTTGTTTACGGTCCGGCACATTGTGCATACTGCCACTCAACAGCAAATGAATTTAAACGAGTCGAAGCGGGTGAAGTGGTGCCATTAAGTGGAGGCTATCTTTTTGCTTTGCCAATAGGGAATATTTATTCTCCGAATATTACATCAGATAAAAACACGGGAATTGGTTCATATACCGATGGAGAATTAGCAAGGACTTTGAGATATGGAGTAAAACGAAACGGACATGCGCTTCTTGACTTTATGCCTTTTTATGATTTAAGTGATGAAGATCTAACTGCAATAATTTCTTATTTACGTTCAGAGCCTGCGGTTAATAATTCTGTCCCGCAGAATGAGTGGAGCTTTTTAGGAAAAATTATTAAAGCATTTGGGATGATAAAACCAATGGGAGATGGAGTCGTTCCTCCTTCACCCGAACCTGATTCAACAGCGGAATATGGTAAGTACCTTGCAGGTAGTGTTGCTAATTGCAGGGGCTGTCATACAAAACGCGATATGACAGATGGCTCATATATCGGGGTAGATTATGCAGGTAATATGCAATTTGAGGTGCTTGATGAAAACGGAAAAATAATTCCGGGTAAACATATTGTAAGTCCTAATCTAACTCCTGACAAAGGGACCGGAAGAATTGCTTTTTGGACTCAAGATGCTTTTGTAAAAAGATTTCAGGCAGGGAGAATGATCCAGGGGTCGCCGATGCCTTGGGGAGCTTTCAGCAGACTGAACGAAAGTGACCTGATTGCAATTTATAAATATTTAAAAACATTAGAACCGGTAAAATCCCAAACCCCTTCAGGTGTACAGGAAGGAGATCCAGAATAA
- the gyrB gene encoding DNA topoisomerase (ATP-hydrolyzing) subunit B yields MTKNNNSNEYSAKNINVLKGLEAVRKRPAMYIGDVGTRGLHHLINEVVDNSIDEALAGFNDRVIVTLHKDGSVSVEDRGRGIPVDIHPVEKKSALEVVMTVLHAGGKFDKNSYKVSGGLHGVGVSVVNALSEWMKVEVRRDNKIYFQEYRRGAPVEKVKEIGTYKGEQTGTKITFMPDKTIFKVTKFNFETVAERLRELAYLNKDVTMILKDENEGTEETYRFKGGLIDFVKYLDEQREPIHKPIYIEGEKENTPVEIAFEYSNSYSENVHSYVNNINTIEGGTHLVGFRTALTRTFNNYAYKNGLIKENNKITLTGDDFREGLTAVVSVKVMEPQFEGQTKTKLGNSEVKSVVETIVGEKLSEYLEQNPSVAKKIIEKSLKAAEAREAARKARELVRRKNALDSMHLPGKLADCSITDPEHCEIYIVEGDSAGGSAKQGRDRRFQAILPIKGKILNVEKAKLNKILENQEIQAIVAAIGAGIGEDFDPTKSRYGKIILMTDADVDGSHIRTLLLTFFYRHMKELITSGRVYIAQPPLYKVKKGKEEVFAFDDEELDQILKRFKADGKAAKAKLKEIETEGEQVIETDEEGQPKGVVITRYKGLGEMNPEQLWSTTMNPETRTILQVNLESAAAADKIFETLMGDAVEPRREFIEKHAKYANLDI; encoded by the coding sequence ATGACAAAGAATAATAATTCGAATGAATACAGTGCTAAAAATATAAATGTTCTTAAGGGACTTGAAGCCGTAAGAAAACGTCCTGCAATGTACATCGGTGATGTTGGAACAAGAGGTTTACATCACCTTATCAACGAAGTGGTTGACAACAGTATTGACGAAGCACTTGCAGGATTTAACGATCGTGTTATCGTTACACTTCACAAAGATGGAAGCGTTTCTGTTGAAGACAGAGGAAGAGGAATTCCGGTTGACATACATCCTGTTGAAAAGAAATCAGCGCTTGAAGTTGTAATGACAGTGCTACACGCTGGTGGAAAATTTGATAAAAATTCTTATAAAGTTTCCGGTGGATTGCACGGCGTTGGTGTTTCGGTTGTTAATGCTTTATCTGAATGGATGAAAGTAGAAGTAAGAAGAGATAATAAAATTTATTTTCAGGAATACAGAAGAGGTGCTCCTGTTGAAAAAGTGAAAGAGATTGGTACTTATAAGGGTGAACAAACCGGAACAAAAATTACTTTTATGCCGGATAAAACAATTTTCAAAGTAACAAAATTTAATTTTGAAACAGTTGCAGAAAGATTACGCGAGCTTGCTTATCTGAATAAAGATGTAACTATGATTCTGAAAGACGAGAATGAAGGAACGGAAGAAACTTATAGATTTAAAGGCGGACTGATTGATTTTGTTAAGTATCTTGATGAACAACGCGAGCCGATTCATAAACCTATTTATATTGAAGGAGAAAAAGAAAACACTCCTGTTGAAATAGCATTTGAATACAGCAATTCATATTCTGAAAATGTTCATTCTTATGTTAACAACATTAACACAATAGAAGGCGGAACTCACCTGGTTGGTTTCAGAACGGCATTAACACGAACATTTAATAACTACGCTTACAAAAATGGTCTGATTAAAGAGAACAATAAAATAACTTTAACAGGAGATGATTTCAGAGAAGGACTTACTGCTGTTGTTTCTGTAAAAGTAATGGAACCGCAATTTGAAGGACAAACAAAAACAAAGCTTGGTAACAGCGAAGTTAAATCTGTTGTTGAAACAATTGTTGGTGAAAAACTTTCAGAATATCTTGAACAAAATCCTTCTGTTGCAAAAAAGATAATTGAAAAATCTCTTAAAGCTGCCGAAGCGAGAGAAGCAGCAAGAAAAGCACGCGAGCTTGTTAGAAGGAAAAACGCTCTCGACTCAATGCATCTGCCTGGCAAACTTGCCGATTGTTCAATCACCGATCCTGAGCATTGCGAAATCTATATTGTTGAAGGTGATTCTGCAGGTGGCTCTGCAAAGCAAGGAAGAGACAGAAGATTTCAGGCGATACTTCCAATTAAAGGAAAAATTCTGAATGTTGAAAAAGCCAAGTTGAATAAAATTCTTGAGAATCAGGAAATTCAGGCAATAGTTGCTGCAATTGGTGCTGGTATTGGTGAAGATTTTGACCCGACAAAATCCCGATACGGAAAAATCATACTTATGACCGATGCTGATGTTGATGGAAGCCATATCAGAACACTTCTTCTCACATTTTTCTATCGTCATATGAAAGAGCTAATTACTTCCGGAAGAGTTTACATCGCCCAACCACCTTTGTATAAAGTTAAAAAAGGAAAAGAAGAAGTATTTGCTTTTGATGACGAAGAACTTGATCAGATATTAAAGAGATTCAAAGCTGATGGTAAAGCAGCGAAAGCAAAATTAAAAGAAATTGAAACCGAAGGCGAACAAGTAATCGAAACAGACGAAGAAGGTCAGCCCAAAGGAGTTGTGATTACAAGATATAAAGGATTGGGAGAAATGAATCCGGAACAGCTTTGGTCAACAACAATGAATCCTGAAACAAGAACAATACTTCAGGTGAATCTTGAAAGTGCGGCAGCAGCAGATAAAATATTTGAAACCCTGATGGGTGATGCTGTTGAGCCAAGAAGAGAATTTATTGAAAAGCATGCAAAGTATGCTAACCTTGATATTTAA
- the gyrA gene encoding DNA gyrase subunit A yields the protein MTTIFEKIVPVTLEEEMKSSYIDYAMSVIVARALPDVRDGLKPVHRRVLFGMHELGLAYNRPYKKSARIVGEVLGKYHPHGDSAVYDTMVRMVQDFSLRYPLVDGQGNFGSIDGDSPAAMRYTEARLARISEEMLRDLDKNTVDFGPNFDDSLQEPLVLPSYLPNLLVNGSSGIAVGMATNIPPHNLNEVIDGLVALIDNPKLTSADLMKYVKAPDFPTGGIIYGYEGVKEAYTTGRGRILLRAKANVETLKNDRENIIITEIPYQVNKSNLIEKIAELVREGKINDISNIRDESDRDGLRIVIELKRDAQPTVVLNQLYKHTQMQVTFGVIMLALVHGVPKVLTLQEMMQHFLDHRMDVLIRRTKFELDAAEKRAHILEGYIIALDNIDEVIETIKKSKDVETAKNNLMKRFRLSEIQAKAILDMRLQRLTGLERKKIEDEYKETIKLIEKLRGILDSEKKRKQIIKEELIALKERYGDERRTDIIKDYKEFSLEDIIAEEDVVVTISHQGFIKRFPVSGYRKQARGGKGVTGVGTKEDDFIEHMFVASTHQYILFFTDRGRCYWLKVHEIPEGGRTARGRSIVNLLEKDKEENITAFVAVKEFRDDQYLMMVTEQGTVKKTVLSAYGNVRKGGINAINLVPGDKLIEVKMTDGNNDIVIGTRNGFAIRFHEKDVRDMGRTATGVRGIKLTKGDKVVGLLVIRHPQTSVLVVTEKGYGKRSDINDYRITKRGGKGVITVKTTDKVGKMIAMMEVVDKDELVIISTQGMVIRQSVKDIRVMGRNTQGVRVIRLNEGDSIADIARVIPEDEDVNGNGNGNGKSSNGELV from the coding sequence ATGACAACAATATTTGAAAAAATTGTACCCGTTACTTTAGAAGAGGAAATGAAATCCTCTTACATTGATTATGCAATGAGCGTTATAGTTGCCCGTGCTTTACCGGATGTTCGTGATGGACTAAAACCAGTTCATCGTCGTGTTTTATTCGGAATGCATGAACTTGGACTTGCATACAACAGACCTTATAAAAAATCAGCAAGAATAGTTGGAGAAGTTCTCGGTAAATATCATCCCCACGGCGATAGCGCTGTTTATGATACAATGGTAAGAATGGTTCAGGATTTCTCTCTTCGTTATCCTTTGGTTGATGGACAGGGAAATTTCGGATCAATTGATGGCGATTCACCGGCAGCAATGAGATACACAGAAGCACGTCTCGCCAGAATTTCAGAAGAGATGCTGCGCGACCTTGATAAAAACACTGTTGATTTTGGTCCGAACTTCGATGACTCTCTTCAGGAGCCGCTTGTTCTTCCATCTTATTTACCAAATCTACTTGTAAATGGCTCAAGTGGAATTGCTGTAGGAATGGCCACAAACATTCCCCCTCATAATCTTAATGAAGTTATTGATGGATTGGTTGCGCTGATTGATAATCCAAAACTTACTTCTGCTGATTTGATGAAATATGTTAAAGCACCAGATTTTCCGACAGGGGGAATAATTTATGGTTATGAAGGAGTTAAGGAAGCTTACACAACTGGCAGAGGAAGAATTCTTCTTCGTGCAAAAGCAAATGTTGAAACATTAAAGAACGATAGAGAAAATATTATCATCACAGAAATTCCTTACCAGGTTAATAAATCTAATCTTATTGAGAAGATAGCGGAACTTGTTCGTGAAGGGAAGATTAATGACATATCAAATATCAGAGACGAGTCAGACAGAGATGGCTTAAGAATAGTAATTGAACTGAAACGTGATGCTCAACCAACTGTTGTGCTTAATCAACTTTACAAGCATACACAAATGCAGGTTACTTTCGGAGTAATAATGCTCGCTTTGGTTCATGGAGTTCCGAAAGTACTCACACTTCAGGAAATGATGCAGCACTTCCTCGATCACAGAATGGATGTGCTGATAAGAAGAACTAAATTTGAATTAGATGCTGCCGAAAAACGCGCTCACATTCTTGAAGGTTATATAATTGCCCTTGATAATATTGATGAAGTAATTGAAACGATTAAAAAATCCAAAGATGTTGAGACCGCTAAAAACAATTTGATGAAGCGATTCAGGTTAAGCGAGATTCAGGCAAAAGCAATACTTGATATGCGTCTCCAGCGTCTTACCGGACTTGAAAGAAAGAAGATAGAAGACGAATACAAAGAAACAATAAAGCTGATCGAAAAACTTCGCGGAATACTTGACAGCGAAAAGAAAAGAAAGCAAATCATTAAAGAAGAACTCATTGCATTAAAGGAAAGATACGGCGACGAAAGAAGAACAGATATAATCAAAGACTACAAAGAATTTTCGCTCGAAGATATAATTGCAGAAGAAGATGTTGTTGTAACCATTTCGCATCAGGGATTTATTAAACGCTTTCCTGTAAGTGGCTACAGAAAACAAGCAAGAGGTGGAAAAGGCGTAACAGGTGTTGGAACAAAAGAAGATGATTTTATTGAGCATATGTTCGTAGCATCCACTCATCAATATATTCTTTTCTTTACCGACAGAGGAAGATGCTATTGGTTAAAAGTTCATGAAATTCCAGAAGGTGGAAGAACAGCTCGTGGCAGGTCAATAGTAAATCTTCTTGAAAAAGATAAAGAAGAAAACATTACTGCATTTGTCGCAGTGAAAGAATTCCGCGACGATCAATATCTGATGATGGTTACTGAACAAGGAACAGTTAAAAAAACAGTTCTTTCGGCTTATGGAAATGTTCGTAAGGGTGGTATAAATGCAATCAATCTTGTTCCCGGTGATAAATTGATTGAAGTTAAAATGACCGACGGAAACAACGATATTGTTATCGGAACAAGAAACGGATTTGCAATTCGCTTCCACGAAAAAGATGTTCGTGATATGGGAAGAACAGCAACCGGTGTTCGCGGAATAAAATTAACCAAAGGCGATAAAGTTGTTGGACTGCTTGTGATTCGTCATCCGCAAACAAGCGTACTTGTTGTAACTGAAAAAGGTTATGGAAAACGTTCGGATATAAATGATTACAGAATTACAAAGCGTGGCGGAAAAGGAGTTATTACTGTTAAGACTACGGACAAAGTCGGAAAAATGATTGCGATGATGGAAGTTGTTGATAAAGATGAATTGGTAATAATATCAACACAAGGAATGGTTATCAGACAAAGCGTTAAAGATATTCGTGTGATGGGAAGAAACACTCAGGGCGTAAGAGTTATCCGATTAAATGAAGGAGACTCAATTGCTGATATCGCAAGAGTAATTCCGGAAGATGAAGATGTAAATGGTAATGGAAACGGAAATGGTAAAAGCAGCAATGGTGAGTTGGTTTAG
- the clpB gene encoding ATP-dependent chaperone ClpB, which yields MAFNFNRLTVKAQEIVQSAIEIAQNYNNQIVEPEHILAAIVQESGNIAETIIKKTGGNFNAIKIKVNELLEKLPKVSGTGLGNQQMSGALAKLFDNAADEAKNLKDEYVSTEHLLLALANDPGKAGQLLRDNGITYNEVLAALKTVRGTQRVTSQNPEDTYQALEKYGRDLNELARQGKLDPVIGRDEEIRRVLQVLSRRTKNNPVLIGEPGVGKTAIAEGIAHRIISGDVPENLKTKRIVALDMGALIAGTQFRGQFEERLKAVIKEVQESNGEIILFIDELHTLVGAGATQGAMDAANILKPALARGELHAIGATTLDEYRKHIEKDPALERRFQPVFVDEPSEEDAISILRGLKEKYEVHHGVRITDGAIVAAVQLSVRYITDRFLPDKAIDLIDEAASKLRIEIDSMPEELDTLERKIKQLEIEREALKREKDEASAKRLNELEQELAELNEERNQLKMHWELEKEKIQKIRSMKSEIENLKLEAERYEREGNFGKVAEIRYGRIVELEKKLREETQKLAEIQKDKKMLKEEVDAEDIAEIVSKWTGIPVSKMLESERSKLLRLEEELHKRVVGQEEAVFAVANAIRRARSGLQDANRPIGSFIFLGTTGVGKTELARALAEFLFDDEHAMIRIDMSEYMEKFSVSRLIGAPPGYVGYEEGGQLTEAVRRRPYSVVLLDEIEKAHPDVFNVLLQVLDDGRLTDNQGRTVNFKNTIIIMTSNIGSHIIQDRLDAVTEDTIDDVMGDLRQRLFDLLRKTIRPEFLNRIDEIVLFKPLLKSEIRQIVDLQLERVQKMLKDKEIILDVSDEAKDWLAQLGYDVTYGARPLKRVIQKYLVNPLSQELLAGNFTDGDTIKVDVAERVGLVFTK from the coding sequence ATGGCATTTAATTTTAACCGACTGACAGTGAAAGCGCAGGAGATTGTTCAGAGTGCTATTGAGATTGCACAAAATTACAATAACCAAATTGTTGAACCTGAACACATTCTTGCAGCTATAGTTCAGGAAAGCGGAAATATTGCCGAAACTATAATTAAAAAAACTGGCGGTAACTTTAACGCTATAAAAATTAAAGTAAATGAATTGCTCGAAAAACTTCCGAAGGTTAGCGGAACAGGTTTGGGCAATCAACAAATGTCCGGTGCATTGGCAAAGCTATTTGATAATGCAGCCGACGAAGCAAAAAATCTTAAAGATGAATATGTATCCACAGAACATCTTCTGCTTGCATTAGCAAATGATCCGGGCAAAGCCGGTCAACTCTTAAGAGATAATGGAATAACTTATAATGAAGTTCTTGCTGCTTTAAAAACTGTGAGGGGAACTCAAAGAGTTACTTCTCAAAACCCTGAAGATACTTATCAGGCGCTGGAAAAATATGGAAGAGATTTAAATGAACTCGCGCGGCAGGGAAAGCTCGATCCGGTAATCGGTAGAGATGAAGAAATCAGACGAGTGCTTCAGGTTTTATCAAGAAGAACCAAGAACAACCCCGTGCTTATTGGTGAACCCGGTGTTGGTAAAACTGCAATTGCGGAAGGAATTGCTCACAGAATAATTTCAGGAGATGTTCCCGAAAATCTTAAAACAAAAAGAATAGTTGCTCTCGATATGGGGGCATTGATTGCCGGCACACAATTCCGCGGACAATTTGAAGAAAGATTGAAAGCAGTAATAAAAGAAGTTCAGGAATCAAATGGAGAAATAATTTTATTTATAGATGAACTTCATACACTTGTTGGTGCTGGTGCAACACAGGGTGCAATGGATGCAGCAAATATTCTTAAGCCGGCGTTAGCGCGCGGTGAACTTCACGCAATTGGCGCAACAACACTGGACGAATACAGAAAGCATATTGAAAAAGACCCTGCACTCGAAAGAAGATTTCAACCGGTGTTTGTTGACGAACCATCAGAAGAAGATGCAATTTCAATCTTAAGAGGATTGAAAGAAAAATACGAAGTTCATCATGGTGTTCGCATTACCGATGGTGCAATTGTGGCTGCGGTTCAATTATCAGTAAGATATATCACCGACAGATTTCTGCCTGACAAAGCAATTGATTTAATTGATGAAGCGGCTTCAAAACTGAGAATTGAAATTGATTCAATGCCGGAAGAGCTTGATACACTTGAAAGAAAAATCAAACAACTTGAAATTGAAAGAGAAGCATTAAAGCGTGAGAAAGATGAAGCTTCTGCAAAACGACTAAATGAACTAGAACAGGAGTTGGCTGAGTTAAATGAAGAGCGAAACCAACTTAAAATGCATTGGGAACTTGAGAAAGAAAAAATTCAAAAGATTCGCTCAATGAAAAGTGAAATTGAAAATCTGAAACTCGAAGCAGAAAGATATGAACGAGAAGGAAACTTTGGTAAAGTTGCTGAAATAAGATATGGAAGAATTGTTGAACTCGAAAAGAAATTGCGGGAGGAAACTCAAAAGCTTGCTGAAATTCAAAAAGATAAAAAGATGTTAAAGGAAGAGGTTGATGCTGAAGACATTGCCGAAATTGTTTCCAAATGGACAGGCATCCCTGTCAGCAAAATGCTCGAAAGTGAAAGAAGTAAATTACTCAGATTGGAAGAAGAGCTTCATAAGAGAGTAGTTGGACAGGAGGAAGCTGTATTTGCGGTTGCAAATGCAATAAGAAGAGCAAGAAGTGGTCTGCAGGATGCCAACAGACCAATTGGCTCTTTTATCTTTCTTGGAACTACCGGTGTTGGTAAAACAGAACTCGCAAGGGCACTTGCAGAATTTCTTTTTGACGATGAACATGCGATGATACGAATTGATATGAGTGAGTATATGGAAAAGTTTTCTGTTTCAAGATTGATTGGCGCTCCTCCCGGATACGTTGGTTATGAAGAAGGCGGACAGTTAACCGAAGCCGTCCGCAGAAGGCCTTATTCGGTAGTACTGCTTGACGAAATTGAAAAAGCCCATCCCGATGTTTTTAATGTTCTGCTTCAGGTGCTTGATGATGGAAGATTAACTGATAATCAGGGCAGAACTGTTAACTTTAAGAATACAATTATCATAATGACATCCAACATTGGTTCACATATTATTCAGGATAGACTTGATGCAGTAACAGAAGATACAATTGATGATGTTATGGGTGATTTAAGACAAAGACTTTTTGATCTATTGAGAAAAACAATACGTCCCGAATTCTTAAACAGAATAGATGAGATTGTTCTCTTCAAGCCATTGCTGAAATCTGAAATAAGACAGATAGTTGATCTGCAGCTTGAACGAGTTCAGAAAATGTTAAAAGATAAAGAAATCATTCTTGATGTTTCCGATGAAGCAAAAGACTGGCTTGCACAACTTGGTTATGATGTAACATACGGCGCTCGTCCATTAAAGAGAGTAATACAAAAATATCTTGTAAATCCACTCTCGCAGGAACTGCTTGCCGGTAATTTTACTGATGGAGATACAATAAAAGTTGATGTTGCTGAAAGAGTTGGGCTAGTGTTTACAAAGTAG
- the tnpA gene encoding IS200/IS605 family transposase, which produces MPHSLTKIWIHLIFGTKERFPLINQSFENQLYNHIRNLLEKDFDCNVDIINGTADHIHISFLQNQNYSLAEIVKNIKGNSSHWINQSKFLKAKFAWQTGHGAFSVSESMINEVRKYIANQKEHHKKISYAEEYRRFAEKFGLSVENR; this is translated from the coding sequence ATGCCACACTCACTAACTAAAATATGGATTCATCTGATTTTCGGAACAAAAGAAAGATTTCCGCTAATAAATCAGTCCTTTGAGAATCAACTATACAATCATATCAGAAATCTGCTTGAAAAAGATTTTGATTGTAATGTTGATATAATTAACGGAACTGCAGACCACATTCACATTTCATTTTTACAAAATCAAAATTATTCGCTTGCTGAAATTGTAAAGAATATAAAAGGAAATTCTTCCCACTGGATAAATCAAAGTAAATTTTTGAAAGCTAAATTTGCCTGGCAAACCGGCCACGGGGCTTTTTCTGTAAGTGAGTCGATGATCAATGAGGTAAGAAAGTATATAGCCAATCAGAAAGAGCACCACAAGAAGATTAGTTACGCAGAAGAATACAGGCGGTTTGCTGAGAAGTTTGGTTTGAGTGTAGAAAACCGATGA
- a CDS encoding UbiA family prenyltransferase — translation MRFRVHHSCPFNLNKIKGLLTLIRLELPFSAGVCVVMGQLLALGQFASIPVTVFGFLSVFLISASILVMNDYFDVETDKINAPHRPIPSNLVTPNEALFFSLILLLIGIALSYFISIATFIISIILALIGFLYNRFFKKSGLPGNLMVSFSVGMTFIYGGASVDLSFHKMVLFFGLIAALIDLGEEIAADAMDVKGDELIGSKSFAIIYGRTAAIKLSVIIFFLVVILSIIPFLLNWFQTIYLIPIGIMDISIVYSALRFLNSRNEEGRKFIRWIYLGATFGIIIFIVMRLFGI, via the coding sequence ATGAGATTCCGAGTACATCATTCATGCCCATTTAATCTGAACAAAATTAAAGGACTGCTAACACTTATCCGCCTTGAACTTCCTTTCTCTGCAGGAGTTTGCGTTGTGATGGGACAGTTGTTAGCACTCGGTCAGTTTGCTTCAATTCCAGTAACTGTATTTGGATTTTTGTCTGTGTTTTTAATTTCTGCATCAATACTGGTAATGAATGATTACTTCGATGTTGAAACGGACAAAATAAATGCACCACATCGTCCAATTCCTTCAAATCTTGTTACACCAAATGAAGCTCTGTTCTTCTCATTAATTCTGCTATTGATAGGAATTGCATTAAGTTATTTTATTAGTATTGCTACATTTATAATTTCAATTATCCTGGCGCTAATAGGATTTCTTTACAATCGTTTTTTCAAGAAGAGCGGATTGCCAGGCAACCTGATGGTAAGTTTTTCTGTTGGAATGACTTTCATTTATGGTGGTGCAAGCGTTGATTTGTCTTTTCATAAAATGGTTTTATTCTTTGGATTGATTGCCGCACTTATTGATCTGGGAGAAGAAATAGCAGCAGATGCAATGGATGTAAAAGGCGATGAGCTTATTGGTTCAAAATCCTTTGCAATTATTTATGGCAGAACTGCTGCAATTAAATTAAGTGTTATTATTTTCTTTTTGGTTGTCATTCTTTCAATTATTCCATTCTTATTAAATTGGTTTCAAACAATTTATTTAATACCCATCGGAATAATGGACATTTCTATTGTTTATTCTGCGCTAAGATTTTTGAATTCCCGAAATGAAGAAGGAAGAAAATTTATTCGATGGATTTATCTCGGCGCAACTTTCGGAATAATTATTTTTATTGTTATGAGATTGTTTGGAATCTAA